The Virgibacillus phasianinus genome includes a window with the following:
- the liaF gene encoding cell wall-active antibiotics response protein LiaF, whose product MFRRLSTDTLNWILIIGVILFIIEIAFFGGGMIISALFCGLFIYVGWKRFYRLWGKISFWIGIIGLAFAVFNMMAVRFLIIAFIVLFIINYSKSKKEPEQIQPGLETDIGANQENIVRTRPLFDHKLFGDQQTKDHAYPWNDINIHGIYGDRVIDLSNTVLPDDIAVISIRHIVGNIEIYVPYEVEVSIHHSSIFGRAHIFGTQERNLMNQSLLYRTEEYDNSHLPRIKIITSLISGDIEVKRI is encoded by the coding sequence ATGTTTCGGCGTCTATCAACAGATACATTGAACTGGATTTTGATTATTGGGGTGATCCTTTTTATCATAGAAATTGCCTTTTTTGGCGGGGGTATGATCATCTCCGCTTTGTTTTGCGGCTTATTCATTTATGTCGGCTGGAAAAGGTTTTATCGATTATGGGGGAAAATTTCCTTCTGGATTGGCATAATTGGCCTTGCATTTGCTGTGTTCAATATGATGGCAGTAAGGTTTCTCATCATTGCCTTTATCGTTTTATTTATCATTAATTATTCAAAATCAAAGAAAGAGCCCGAGCAAATTCAACCGGGTCTGGAAACTGATATTGGTGCTAATCAGGAGAACATTGTCAGGACGCGGCCGTTATTTGATCATAAACTGTTTGGTGATCAACAAACGAAGGATCATGCATATCCATGGAATGACATCAATATTCACGGTATATATGGTGACAGAGTGATTGACTTAAGCAATACCGTTTTACCGGATGATATAGCAGTTATTTCGATTCGCCATATTGTGGGAAACATTGAAATTTATGTTCCGTATGAAGTTGAGGTTAGTATTCACCACAGTTCAATTTTTGGCCGTGCACATATCTTTGGCACACAAGAACGAAATCTAATGAATCAGTCTTTATTATACCGTACAGAGGAATACGATAATTCGCATCTTCCTCGTATCAAAATTATCACCTCGCTAATTTCTGGGGACATCGAGGTGAAACGTATATGA
- a CDS encoding PspA/IM30 family protein, whose translation MTNIFTRMKDSISADLHNMMDQKEQKNPIAALNQYLRQSEQEKEKVRKLVERQYRLKDEFTSEYHRAQDLADKRLRQANIAEKAGEEEMREFAMKEHEEYQARANRLKASRAESVEQLEMLEQKYEEMKYKLKDMHLRRMELMGRENVAHANHQINRVVDHSSEKPLARFAEMERYIEDLEFKVKSSYYRNTFDSKIEKLEKEMNQSKADTN comes from the coding sequence AAACATCTTTACTAGAATGAAGGATTCCATTTCGGCAGACCTTCATAATATGATGGATCAAAAGGAACAGAAAAATCCAATTGCAGCATTAAATCAATACTTGCGTCAAAGTGAACAGGAAAAAGAGAAAGTGAGAAAACTTGTTGAACGTCAGTATCGACTAAAAGATGAATTTACAAGTGAATATCACCGGGCCCAGGACCTTGCTGATAAACGATTGAGACAGGCCAATATAGCCGAAAAAGCTGGCGAAGAAGAAATGCGGGAATTCGCTATGAAGGAACATGAAGAATATCAAGCACGAGCAAATAGATTAAAAGCATCCCGGGCCGAATCTGTTGAACAATTGGAGATGCTGGAACAAAAATACGAAGAGATGAAGTACAAATTAAAGGATATGCATTTACGCCGCATGGAGTTAATGGGCCGGGAAAATGTAGCTCATGCAAACCACCAAATCAATCGGGTTGTTGACCATTCTTCGGAGAAACCATTGGCTCGTTTTGCAGAGATGGAACGGTATATCGAAGACTTGGAATTCAAAGTAAAAAGCTCGTATTACCGAAACACCTTTGACAGCAAGATTGAAAAACTTGAAAAAGAAATGAATCAGTCAAAAGCAGATACGAATTAA